Proteins encoded in a region of the Pelobates fuscus isolate aPelFus1 chromosome 11, aPelFus1.pri, whole genome shotgun sequence genome:
- the LOC134576963 gene encoding nicotinamide N-methyltransferase-like: MSSIIWLFKQEFLATTEIMEVVSRESASYTTYFDSRKYLESFYAAHLQTQEVAKEITFVLSFLSKAFASGCIQGDNLIEIAAGPTIWHILSACENFKNIYLTDYSQNNLNEIELWLNEDKHAFDWSPYIKQACELEGGRSTPEEKAKKIREKVSFMKCDVTQANPLQPLSLPQVDCVIIAACLICVASTLEEFKVYLKNTVSLLKPGGYLVMTEYLRASKYIVGDKIFSVLSVEENFIKKAMADCGCIVEESQVFTICKSYGEDFDSEDVFCVKAKKM; this comes from the exons ATGAGCTCAATAATCTGGTTGTTCAAACAG GAATTTCTAGCTACGACAGAAATCATGGAGGTGGTATCAAGAGAAAGTGCCTCATATACAACTTACTTCGATTCCAGAAAATACCTGGAGTCCTTCTATGCTGCACATCTCCAAACCCAGGAAGTAGCTAAAGAAATAACATTTGTCCTCTCTTTTCTATCGAAAGCATTCGCTTcag GTTGTATACAAGGGGATAATTTGATAGAAATTGCTGCAGGTCCTACAATATGGCATATCCTCTCAGCCTGTGAAAATTTCAAAAACATCTACCTGACGGATTATTCCCAAAATAACTTAAATGAAATTGAACTGTGGTTGAATGAGGACAAACATGCCTTTGATTGGTCTCCATACATAAAACAAGCATGTGAACTGGAAGGTGGGAG GTCCACACCTGAGGAGAAAGCAAAAAAGATTAGGGAAAAGGTCTCCTTTATGAAATGTGATGTCACCCAAGCCAACCCTCTCCAACCACTTTCACTGCCTCAAGTGGACTGTGTGATCATTGCAGCATGCCTCATTTGTGTTGCTTCAACATTAGAAGAGTTTAAGGTGTATCTGAAGAATACTGTGTCTTTGTTAAAACCTGGAGGATATCTTGTAATGACTGAATATCTCCGAGCCTCCAAGTATATTGTGGGAGATAAAATATTTTCTGTTCTTTCAGTGGAGGAAAACTTTATCAAGAAAGCAATGGCTGATTGCGGATGTATTGTTGAGGAGTCTCAGGTATTCACAATCTGCAAATCCTACGGAGAGGATTTCGATAGTGAAGATGTATTTTGTGTAAAAGCTAAAAAAATGTGA